From Streptomyces qinzhouensis, one genomic window encodes:
- a CDS encoding MFS transporter — MGEYAAGGGDLGPRQVRRGRIALAAVFCVHGSVTGSFATRIPWIADHAGIGAGQLGLALAFPAIGASLAMPVAGAISHRLGARNALRGLLALWTLALTLPSLAPNLVGLCAALFVFGATAGTSDVVMNAIGVEVENRMKRSIMSGLHGMWSVGTLIGSAGGTLAAHLDTDARVHHALAAAVLTVLGLVVCRGVLDVRSEPGEEPPPHFAIPPKSAVVIGAIGFCAVFAEGASLDWSAVYLEDVLDATPALAAASTTAFALTMAVARLAGDRIVDRFGAVRTVRTGGVLATAGGALVVVAAHPAVALTGFAFIGLGVAVVVPLAFAAAGRSGPRPAQAIAGVATITYTSGLIAPSAIGAVADATSLVISFGLVTALAFGLIVGAGVLRSAGRGAAPPPAADRTVTEAGP; from the coding sequence ATGGGGGAGTACGCGGCGGGCGGCGGGGACCTCGGTCCGCGGCAGGTGCGGCGGGGGCGAATAGCCCTGGCCGCGGTCTTCTGTGTGCACGGATCGGTGACCGGAAGCTTCGCGACCCGGATCCCGTGGATCGCGGACCATGCCGGGATCGGCGCGGGCCAGCTCGGTCTCGCCCTGGCCTTCCCCGCCATCGGCGCGTCGCTCGCGATGCCGGTCGCCGGGGCGATCAGCCACCGGCTCGGCGCGCGCAACGCCCTGCGCGGGCTGCTCGCCCTGTGGACGCTCGCCCTGACGCTCCCCTCGCTCGCCCCCAATCTGGTGGGGCTGTGCGCGGCGCTCTTCGTCTTCGGCGCCACCGCGGGCACCTCGGACGTGGTGATGAACGCCATCGGCGTCGAGGTCGAGAACCGGATGAAACGGTCCATCATGTCCGGGCTGCACGGTATGTGGAGCGTCGGCACTCTGATCGGCTCGGCGGGCGGCACCCTCGCCGCGCATCTGGACACCGACGCCCGGGTGCACCACGCGCTCGCCGCCGCGGTCCTCACCGTGCTGGGTCTCGTGGTCTGCCGGGGTGTGCTGGACGTACGGAGCGAGCCCGGCGAGGAGCCGCCGCCGCATTTCGCGATTCCGCCGAAGTCCGCGGTGGTGATCGGGGCGATCGGCTTCTGCGCGGTGTTCGCGGAGGGCGCCAGCCTCGACTGGTCGGCGGTCTATCTGGAGGACGTCCTCGACGCGACCCCCGCCCTGGCGGCCGCCTCGACCACGGCCTTCGCGCTGACGATGGCCGTCGCCCGGCTGGCGGGCGACCGCATCGTCGACCGGTTCGGCGCGGTGCGTACGGTACGGACCGGCGGAGTGCTGGCGACGGCCGGTGGAGCGCTGGTCGTCGTCGCCGCCCATCCGGCGGTGGCCCTGACCGGCTTCGCGTTCATCGGGCTCGGCGTCGCCGTCGTGGTTCCGCTCGCCTTCGCCGCGGCGGGGCGCAGCGGCCCGCGCCCGGCACAGGCGATCGCGGGCGTCGCGACCATCACCTACACCTCCGGTCTGATCGCGCCGTCCGCGATCGGCGCGGTCGCCGACGCGACCAGCCTGGTCATCTCCTTCGGTCTGGTCACCGCGCTGGCCTTCGGGCTGATCGTCGGCGCGGGGGTGCTGCGTTCGGCCGGGCGGGGCGCGGCACCGCCCCCGGCCGCCGACCGGACGGTGACCGAGGCCGGCCCCTGA
- a CDS encoding carbon-nitrogen hydrolase family protein, translating into MPPLRTALLQSSGTLGSVEANLAALDTAAARAAAAGARLLVTSELFLTGYAIGDRVPRLAEPADGPAAAAVAEIAARHGLAVAYGYPERAGDLVHNSVQLVGADGTRLANYRKTHLFGCFEHEWFTPGDRPVVQAELDGVRIGMLICYDVEFPENVRAHALAGTDLLLVPTAQMHPFQFVAESLVPVRAFENQLYLAYVNRTGPEGEFEFVGLSTLAGPDGVARVRAGRGEELVTADVDPAFLAASRAGNPYLADRRPGLYGALGPTP; encoded by the coding sequence ATGCCGCCGCTGCGCACCGCCCTGCTCCAGAGCTCCGGAACCCTCGGTTCCGTCGAGGCCAATCTGGCGGCGCTCGATACGGCGGCGGCCCGTGCCGCGGCCGCCGGGGCCCGGCTGCTGGTCACCTCGGAGCTCTTTCTGACCGGATACGCCATCGGCGACCGGGTGCCCCGCCTCGCCGAACCGGCCGACGGGCCGGCCGCGGCCGCGGTCGCCGAGATCGCCGCCCGCCACGGGCTCGCCGTCGCCTACGGCTACCCGGAGCGCGCCGGTGACCTCGTCCACAACTCCGTACAGCTCGTCGGAGCGGACGGCACCCGGCTCGCGAACTACCGCAAGACGCATCTCTTCGGCTGTTTCGAGCACGAGTGGTTCACCCCCGGGGACCGGCCGGTGGTCCAGGCGGAGCTGGACGGCGTCCGGATCGGGATGCTGATCTGCTACGACGTGGAGTTCCCGGAGAACGTCCGGGCGCACGCCCTGGCGGGTACCGATCTGCTGCTGGTCCCCACCGCGCAGATGCACCCCTTCCAGTTCGTCGCGGAGTCGCTCGTCCCGGTCCGGGCCTTCGAGAACCAGCTGTACCTCGCCTATGTGAACCGCACCGGCCCCGAGGGCGAGTTCGAGTTCGTCGGGCTGAGCACGCTCGCCGGTCCCGACGGGGTGGCCCGGGTCCGGGCCGGCCGGGGGGAGGAGCTGGTCACCGCCGATGTCGATCCGGCCTTCCTCGCCGCGTCCCGGGCCGGGAACCCGTACCTCGCCGACCGGCGCCCCGGGCTCTACGGCGCCCTGGGGCCGACCCCGTAA
- a CDS encoding Lrp/AsnC family transcriptional regulator: MRLNDLDERIVHALAEDARRSYADIGAEVGLSAPAVKRRVDRLRESGAITGFTVRVDPGALGWETEGYIELYCRSNTSPEAIERGLEHYPEIVSASTVTGEADAIVQVFASDMRHFERVLERIAGEPFVERTKSVLVLSPLLRRYSSGPSA, from the coding sequence GTGCGACTCAACGATCTCGACGAACGCATCGTCCACGCCCTCGCCGAGGACGCCCGCCGCTCCTACGCCGACATCGGCGCGGAGGTCGGCCTCTCCGCCCCCGCGGTGAAGCGGCGGGTCGACCGGCTGCGCGAGTCCGGGGCCATCACCGGCTTCACGGTACGGGTCGATCCGGGCGCCCTCGGCTGGGAGACCGAGGGATACATCGAGCTCTACTGCCGCAGCAACACCTCACCGGAGGCCATCGAACGCGGTCTGGAGCACTATCCCGAGATCGTCTCCGCCTCCACCGTCACCGGTGAGGCCGACGCGATCGTCCAGGTCTTCGCCTCCGACATGCGCCACTTCGAGCGGGTACTGGAACGGATCGCGGGGGAGCCGTTCGTGGAGCGCACCAAGTCAGTGCTGGTCCTCTCCCCGCTGCTGCGCCGCTACTCGTCGGGCCCGTCGGCCTGA
- a CDS encoding GuaB1 family IMP dehydrogenase-related protein produces the protein MRFLEPGTGRLSAAPTVPYDLTYDDVFMVPRRSAVGSRQGVDLSSKDGTGTTIPLVAANMTAIAGRRMAETLARRGGLAVIPQDIPIEVVTDVVSWVKTRHLVLDTPIVLTPHQTVADALALLPKRAHEAGVVVDEEHRPVGVVTDADLLGVDRFTQLSEVMSRDLVLLDADIDPREAFHQLDNANRRYSPAVDAEGRLVGILTRKGALRATLYTPAVDAQGRLRIAAAVGINGDVAGKAKQLLAAGVDTLVVDTAHGHQESMIAAVRAVRALDPGVPIVAGNIVAAEGVRDLIEAGADIIKVGVGPGAMCTTRMMTGVGRPQFSAVLECAAEAKKYGKHVWADGGVRHPRDVAMALAAGASNVMIGSWFAGTYESPGDLQQTADGRLYKESFGMASARAVRNRTSDESAYDRARKALFEEGISTSRMFLDPTRPGVEDLVDSIIAGVRSSCTYAGAGSLEEFAERAIVGVQSAAGYAEGQPLHASWN, from the coding sequence ATGCGTTTTCTTGAGCCCGGTACGGGCCGGCTGAGTGCCGCCCCCACGGTCCCCTACGACCTGACGTACGACGATGTGTTCATGGTGCCGCGCCGCTCGGCCGTCGGGTCCCGCCAGGGCGTGGACCTGTCGTCGAAGGACGGCACGGGCACCACGATCCCGCTGGTCGCCGCGAATATGACCGCGATCGCCGGGCGCCGGATGGCGGAGACGCTGGCCCGCCGCGGCGGTCTCGCCGTCATCCCCCAGGACATTCCGATCGAGGTCGTCACCGACGTCGTCTCCTGGGTGAAGACCCGCCATCTGGTGCTCGACACCCCCATCGTGCTCACCCCGCACCAGACCGTCGCCGACGCTCTCGCACTGCTGCCCAAGCGGGCGCACGAGGCCGGTGTCGTCGTCGACGAGGAACACCGGCCGGTCGGTGTCGTCACCGACGCCGACCTCCTCGGCGTCGACCGCTTCACCCAGCTGTCCGAGGTGATGTCCCGCGATCTGGTGCTGCTGGACGCCGATATCGACCCGCGCGAGGCCTTCCACCAGCTCGACAACGCCAACCGCCGCTACAGCCCGGCGGTGGACGCCGAAGGCCGTCTCGTCGGCATCCTCACCCGCAAGGGCGCCCTGCGCGCCACGCTGTACACCCCCGCCGTGGACGCACAGGGCCGGCTGCGGATCGCCGCGGCCGTCGGCATCAACGGCGATGTGGCGGGCAAGGCGAAGCAGCTGCTCGCCGCGGGCGTGGACACCCTTGTGGTCGACACCGCCCACGGCCACCAGGAGAGCATGATCGCGGCGGTCCGCGCGGTCCGCGCCCTCGACCCGGGCGTCCCGATCGTCGCGGGCAACATCGTGGCCGCCGAGGGCGTCCGCGACCTCATCGAGGCGGGCGCCGACATCATCAAGGTCGGGGTCGGCCCCGGCGCCATGTGCACCACCCGCATGATGACCGGCGTCGGCCGGCCGCAGTTCTCCGCCGTCCTGGAGTGCGCCGCCGAGGCGAAGAAGTACGGCAAGCACGTCTGGGCCGACGGCGGGGTGCGGCACCCGCGCGATGTGGCGATGGCGCTGGCCGCCGGTGCCTCCAATGTGATGATCGGCTCCTGGTTCGCCGGGACGTACGAGTCGCCCGGCGACCTCCAGCAGACCGCCGACGGCCGGCTCTACAAGGAGTCGTTCGGCATGGCGTCGGCCCGCGCGGTCCGCAACCGGACCAGCGACGAGTCCGCGTACGACCGGGCCCGCAAGGCCCTGTTCGAGGAGGGCATCTCCACCTCCCGGATGTTCCTCGACCCGACCCGCCCGGGCGTCGAGGACCTGGTCGACTCGATCATCGCGGGCGTCCGCTCCTCCTGCACCTACGCGGGCGCCGGCTCCCTGGAGGAGTTCGCCGAGCGGGCGATCGTCGGCGTCCAGAGCGCGGCCGGATACGCGGAGGGCCAGCCGCTGCACGCGAGCTGGAACTGA
- a CDS encoding SDR family NAD(P)-dependent oxidoreductase yields MSALQGKVALVTGGSRGIGAAIVRSLAREGADVAFTYVSATSEEKAKALVAEVEAAGRRAIAVAADSAVPEAVTAAVGRTVAELGRLDVLVNNAGIFPYGPVEDVSAEELDRVLAVHVKAPFTAVQAALPHLPEGGRIISVGTNFTDRATMTNIALYTMSKAALGGLTRALARELGPRGITVNTVNPGPTATDMNPVDGEGAEEVRTSTALGSFLTPEDIAATVVHLAGPGGRLITGTAITVDAGVNA; encoded by the coding sequence ATGAGCGCACTGCAGGGCAAGGTCGCACTGGTGACGGGCGGCAGCCGGGGGATCGGGGCGGCGATCGTCCGCTCGCTGGCGCGCGAGGGGGCGGACGTGGCCTTCACCTATGTCTCGGCCACCAGTGAGGAGAAGGCGAAGGCGCTGGTCGCCGAGGTGGAGGCGGCGGGCCGCAGGGCGATCGCGGTGGCGGCGGACTCGGCGGTGCCCGAGGCCGTGACCGCCGCCGTCGGCCGGACGGTCGCCGAACTGGGGCGGCTCGACGTCCTCGTCAACAACGCCGGGATCTTCCCCTACGGCCCGGTCGAGGACGTGAGCGCGGAGGAGCTGGACCGGGTGCTGGCCGTCCATGTGAAGGCGCCCTTCACCGCGGTGCAGGCGGCGCTGCCGCATCTGCCCGAGGGGGGCAGGATCATCTCCGTCGGCACCAACTTCACGGATCGCGCCACGATGACGAACATCGCGCTCTACACGATGAGCAAGGCGGCGCTGGGCGGGCTGACCCGGGCGCTGGCGCGTGAGCTGGGGCCCCGCGGTATCACGGTCAACACGGTCAACCCGGGCCCCACCGCGACCGATATGAACCCCGTCGACGGTGAGGGCGCCGAGGAAGTACGGACGTCCACGGCGCTCGGCAGCTTCCTGACCCCCGAGGACATCGCGGCGACGGTGGTCCATCTCGCGGGCCCCGGCGGCAGGCTGATCACCGGCACGGCGATCACGGTGGACGCGGGGGTCAACGCCTGA
- a CDS encoding flavin monoamine oxidase family protein → MTSTVPTAVQHTDAQPPITMFGPDFPYAYDDFLAHPAGLGQIPAGEHGSEVAVIGGGLSGVITAYELMKMGLKPVLYEADRIGGRLRTVGFDGCDPELSAEMGAMRFPPSSTAFQHYIDLVGLTTRPFPNPLAPETPSTVVDLKGESHYARTVDDLPGIYRDVMEAWNACLEEGADFSAMNRAMRERDVPKIREIWARLVEKLDNQTFYGFLCASESFASFRHREIFGQVGFGTGGWDTDFPNSILEILRVVYSEADDHHRGIVEGSQQLPLRLWERTPEKIVHWPQGTSLASLHEDGGHRPAVTRLNRTAGNRITVTDASGDIRTYRAAVFTAQSWMLLSKIACDDALFPIDHWTAIERTHYMESSKLFVPVDRPFWLDKDPVTGRDAMSMTLTDRMTRGTYLLDDGPDKPAVICLSYTWCDDSLKWLPLSANERMEVMLKSLGEIYPDVDIRSHIIGNPVTVSWENEPYFMGAFKANLPGHYRYQRRLFTHFMQDRLPADQRGIFLAGDDISWTAGWAEGAVQTALNAVWGVMHHFGGGTDPSNPGPGDVYEEIAPVELPED, encoded by the coding sequence ATGACGTCCACGGTGCCCACCGCCGTCCAGCACACCGACGCGCAGCCGCCGATCACCATGTTCGGGCCGGACTTCCCCTACGCGTACGACGACTTCCTGGCCCATCCGGCCGGGCTCGGGCAGATCCCGGCCGGCGAGCACGGCAGCGAGGTCGCGGTGATCGGCGGCGGGCTCTCCGGGGTGATCACCGCGTACGAACTGATGAAGATGGGCCTCAAGCCCGTGCTGTACGAGGCCGACCGGATCGGCGGACGGCTGCGGACCGTCGGTTTCGACGGCTGCGACCCGGAGCTCAGCGCCGAGATGGGCGCCATGCGCTTCCCGCCCTCCTCGACCGCGTTCCAGCACTACATCGACCTGGTGGGACTGACCACCCGGCCCTTCCCCAACCCGCTGGCGCCCGAGACCCCGTCGACCGTGGTCGACCTCAAGGGCGAGTCGCACTACGCGCGGACCGTCGACGACCTCCCGGGGATCTATCGCGATGTGATGGAGGCCTGGAACGCCTGTCTGGAGGAGGGCGCCGACTTCTCCGCCATGAACCGCGCGATGCGCGAGCGGGATGTGCCGAAGATCCGGGAGATCTGGGCCCGGCTGGTGGAGAAGCTGGACAACCAGACCTTCTACGGCTTCCTCTGCGCCTCCGAGTCCTTCGCCTCCTTCCGCCACCGGGAGATCTTCGGACAGGTCGGCTTCGGCACCGGCGGCTGGGACACCGACTTCCCCAACTCCATCCTGGAGATCCTCCGGGTCGTCTACTCCGAGGCCGACGACCACCACCGCGGCATTGTCGAGGGCAGCCAGCAGCTCCCGCTGCGGCTGTGGGAGCGCACCCCGGAGAAGATCGTCCACTGGCCCCAGGGCACCTCCCTGGCCTCCCTCCACGAGGACGGCGGGCACCGCCCGGCCGTGACCCGGCTCAACCGGACCGCGGGCAACCGGATCACCGTCACGGACGCCTCCGGGGACATCCGCACCTACCGCGCCGCGGTCTTCACCGCCCAGTCCTGGATGCTGCTGTCCAAGATCGCCTGCGATGACGCGCTCTTCCCGATCGACCACTGGACCGCCATCGAGCGCACCCACTACATGGAGTCGTCGAAGCTCTTCGTCCCGGTCGACCGGCCGTTCTGGCTGGACAAGGACCCGGTGACCGGGCGGGACGCGATGTCGATGACGCTCACCGACCGGATGACCCGGGGTACGTATCTGCTGGACGACGGACCGGACAAGCCGGCCGTCATCTGCCTCTCGTACACCTGGTGCGACGACAGCCTGAAGTGGCTGCCGCTCTCCGCGAACGAGCGGATGGAGGTGATGCTGAAGTCGCTGGGCGAGATCTACCCGGACGTCGACATCCGCAGCCACATCATCGGCAACCCGGTGACCGTGTCCTGGGAGAACGAGCCGTACTTCATGGGCGCCTTCAAGGCCAATCTGCCCGGCCACTACCGCTACCAGCGCAGGCTCTTCACCCACTTCATGCAGGACCGGCTGCCGGCCGACCAGCGGGGCATCTTCCTCGCGGGCGACGACATCTCGTGGACGGCGGGCTGGGCCGAGGGCGCCGTACAGACCGCGCTGAACGCGGTCTGGGGCGTCATGCACCACTTCGGCGGCGGGACCGACCCCTCCAATCCGGGGCCGGGCGACGTGTACGAGGAGATCGCGCCGGTCGAGCTGCCGGAGGACTGA
- a CDS encoding uracil-xanthine permease family protein, which yields MNLGVRWTLHGDGRTPAPGAVVRPDERLSWPRTAGLGAQHVVAMFGASFVAPVLMGLDPNLAIMMSGVATMIFLLATRGRVPSYLGCSLSFVGVAAAIRAGGGDSATVTGAVFVVGAALFLSGLAVQRFGARIIHAAMPPIVTGAVVMLIGFNLAPVTATVYWPQDQWTALLVMLFTGLAVVGLRGFFSRIAIFLGLLFGYLLSWVLDRVFGKINSPVGGGAATDHWRLDLSGVAKADWIGLPSFHGPAFEWSAILVALPVVIALIAENAGHVKAVGEMTGDRLDDKLGTAIAADGAASMLSTAVGGPPNTTYSENIGVMAATRVYSTAAYWAAALFALLFGLCPKFGAVVAAIPGGVLGGITVILYGMIGLLGAQIWINAKVDLRNPLNLVPAAAGIVIGVGGVKLQITDDFELGGIALGTIVVITGYHVLRAFAPAHMKTAEPLLDAGTSSYDSDSADAPGADGPAGGRDGSGEKRGPGGN from the coding sequence GTGAATCTCGGCGTGCGCTGGACCCTGCACGGCGACGGGCGGACTCCCGCTCCGGGCGCCGTCGTACGCCCCGACGAACGGCTCTCGTGGCCGCGGACCGCGGGTCTGGGCGCCCAGCACGTGGTGGCCATGTTCGGCGCCTCCTTCGTCGCGCCGGTCCTGATGGGTCTTGACCCCAATCTCGCGATCATGATGTCCGGCGTCGCCACCATGATCTTCCTGCTGGCGACCCGTGGCCGGGTGCCCAGCTATCTCGGCTGTTCGCTCTCGTTCGTCGGGGTCGCGGCCGCGATCCGGGCGGGCGGCGGGGACAGCGCCACCGTCACCGGCGCGGTCTTCGTCGTCGGCGCGGCGCTCTTCCTCTCCGGTCTGGCCGTTCAGCGGTTCGGCGCGCGGATCATCCACGCGGCGATGCCCCCGATCGTGACCGGTGCCGTCGTCATGCTCATCGGATTCAATCTGGCGCCGGTGACGGCGACCGTCTACTGGCCCCAGGACCAGTGGACGGCCCTGCTGGTCATGCTGTTCACCGGGCTCGCCGTGGTCGGTCTGCGCGGCTTCTTCTCCCGGATCGCCATCTTCCTGGGCCTTCTCTTCGGCTATCTCCTCTCCTGGGTGCTCGACCGGGTCTTCGGAAAGATCAACTCACCGGTGGGCGGCGGCGCGGCCACGGACCACTGGCGGCTGGACCTGTCGGGGGTCGCCAAGGCCGACTGGATCGGGCTGCCGTCCTTCCACGGCCCGGCCTTCGAGTGGTCGGCGATCCTGGTGGCGCTGCCGGTCGTCATCGCGCTGATCGCGGAGAACGCGGGCCATGTGAAGGCCGTGGGCGAGATGACCGGGGACCGGCTCGACGACAAGCTGGGCACGGCGATCGCCGCCGACGGTGCCGCGTCGATGCTCTCCACCGCGGTGGGCGGCCCGCCGAACACCACCTACTCCGAGAACATCGGCGTCATGGCGGCCACCCGGGTCTACTCCACCGCCGCCTACTGGGCCGCGGCCCTCTTCGCGCTCCTCTTCGGCCTCTGCCCGAAGTTCGGGGCGGTCGTGGCGGCGATCCCGGGCGGAGTGCTCGGCGGCATCACCGTCATCCTCTACGGAATGATCGGTCTGCTGGGCGCCCAGATCTGGATCAACGCCAAGGTGGACCTGCGGAATCCGCTGAATCTGGTCCCGGCCGCCGCGGGCATCGTGATCGGCGTCGGCGGTGTCAAGCTGCAGATCACGGACGATTTCGAGCTCGGCGGGATCGCGCTCGGCACGATCGTCGTGATCACCGGTTACCACGTACTGCGGGCCTTCGCCCCGGCGCATATGAAGACGGCGGAGCCGCTGCTGGACGCGGGGACCTCCAGCTACGACTCCGATTCCGCCGACGCCCCCGGGGCCGACGGCCCGGCCGGTGGACGCGACGGCTCCGGGGAGAAGCGGGGCCCCGGCGGGAACTGA
- a CDS encoding metallophosphoesterase family protein, whose protein sequence is MSDLHISYQENRDIVAGLKPASPDDWLIVAGDVGELMADIEWALTLLAERFARVIWVPGNHELWTVKQETSPLRGVARYRALVELCRRIGVLTPEDPWPVWTGPGGPVRIAPMFLLYDYSFLAPGTTTAEESLAVAHEAGIVCTDEFYLHPDPYPGRAEWCAARVEETERRLTEVAGELPLIMVNHWPLVRTPTEVMTYQEFAQWCGTVRTADWHTRFDVRAVVYGHLHIPRSTVYDGVPFEEVSLGYPREWRRFGLRDELARQILPRPQEP, encoded by the coding sequence ATCAGCGACCTGCACATCTCCTATCAGGAGAACCGCGACATCGTGGCGGGGCTCAAACCCGCCTCACCCGACGACTGGCTGATCGTGGCCGGGGACGTCGGCGAGCTGATGGCGGACATCGAATGGGCCCTGACCCTGCTGGCGGAGCGGTTCGCCCGGGTGATCTGGGTGCCGGGCAACCACGAACTGTGGACGGTCAAACAGGAGACCAGCCCGTTGCGGGGAGTGGCGCGGTACCGGGCACTGGTGGAGCTGTGCCGCCGGATCGGCGTCCTCACCCCGGAGGACCCCTGGCCGGTGTGGACGGGCCCCGGCGGGCCGGTGCGGATCGCCCCGATGTTCCTGCTGTACGACTACAGCTTTCTGGCCCCCGGGACGACGACGGCCGAGGAGTCGCTCGCGGTGGCCCATGAGGCCGGGATCGTCTGCACCGACGAGTTCTACCTCCATCCCGACCCCTACCCCGGCCGGGCGGAGTGGTGCGCGGCCCGGGTCGAGGAGACCGAGCGCAGGCTCACCGAGGTCGCGGGCGAGCTGCCGCTGATCATGGTCAACCACTGGCCGCTGGTGCGGACGCCGACGGAGGTGATGACCTACCAGGAGTTCGCACAGTGGTGCGGCACGGTCAGGACCGCCGACTGGCACACCCGGTTCGACGTCCGGGCGGTCGTCTACGGCCATCTGCACATCCCCCGGAGCACGGTGTACGACGGGGTGCCGTTCGAGGAGGTATCGCTGGGCTATCCGCGCGAGTGGCGCCGCTTCGGGCTCCGCGACGAACTGGCCCGGCAGATCCTCCCCCGCCCGCAGGAGCCTTGA
- a CDS encoding TetR/AcrR family transcriptional regulator: MAGRGRPRSFDREVALTRAMETFWLRGYETASMAELTTAMGINSPSLYAAFGSKEQLFREAVELYNAVEGAPIERALTEEPTAYGALAAVLRWNARAFTGRDRPTGCLVVLSAVNTGDEAVRRCLAEIRAAGIDGFRDRLERGVREGDLPPDTDTATAARFYTAVVQGMAVQARDGAGRDELERMAERALAAWSAVTGGPAPEAPEPPRATAPLVALPTGRRPAG, translated from the coding sequence GTGGCGGGACGCGGGCGCCCGAGGAGCTTCGACCGCGAGGTCGCGCTCACCCGGGCGATGGAGACATTCTGGCTCCGGGGCTACGAGACGGCGTCGATGGCCGAACTGACCACCGCCATGGGGATCAACTCCCCCAGTCTCTACGCGGCCTTCGGATCGAAGGAGCAGCTGTTCCGGGAGGCGGTGGAGCTGTACAACGCCGTCGAGGGCGCGCCCATCGAGCGCGCGCTGACCGAGGAGCCCACCGCGTACGGCGCCCTCGCCGCCGTACTGCGCTGGAACGCCCGTGCGTTCACGGGCCGGGACCGCCCCACCGGCTGTCTGGTCGTCCTCTCCGCCGTGAACACCGGCGACGAGGCCGTCCGGCGGTGTCTGGCCGAGATCCGCGCGGCCGGGATCGACGGGTTCCGGGACCGGCTGGAGCGGGGGGTACGGGAGGGGGACCTGCCCCCGGACACGGATACGGCGACCGCCGCGCGGTTCTACACCGCCGTCGTCCAGGGCATGGCGGTGCAGGCCAGGGACGGCGCCGGGCGGGATGAGCTGGAGCGAATGGCCGAACGGGCGCTCGCGGCGTGGAGCGCCGTGACCGGCGGTCCGGCTCCCGAGGCCCCGGAGCCGCCCCGCGCCACGGCACCGCTGGTGGCCCTGCCCACCGGCCGACGGCCCGCCGGGTAA
- a CDS encoding DUF5995 family protein has product MVRMEQSTAVGVTDVAGRMRALDARWPARDGVAVFNRVYLTVTEEFGRRLARGEFPDRRAAVTLGVLFAERYLAAVGRAESGGRPPACWRPLFQYRRHPGVRPLQFALAGINAHIGHDLALSVVDACRALDCAPEALEREFDQVGEVLVLLEERIREELMPGPDLLEVADPLTHLVGTWSLERARDAAWSAAGLMWAVREMPGLAGEFTERLDTGVGLVGRCLLTPWP; this is encoded by the coding sequence ATGGTCCGGATGGAACAGAGCACGGCGGTCGGCGTCACGGACGTGGCCGGCCGGATGCGGGCGCTGGACGCCCGGTGGCCCGCCCGGGACGGCGTCGCCGTCTTCAATCGCGTCTATCTGACGGTGACCGAGGAGTTCGGGCGGCGGCTGGCGCGGGGCGAGTTCCCCGACCGGCGGGCGGCGGTCACCCTCGGTGTCCTCTTCGCCGAACGCTATCTGGCGGCGGTCGGACGGGCCGAGTCCGGCGGCCGGCCGCCCGCCTGCTGGCGCCCGCTCTTCCAGTACCGGCGGCATCCCGGCGTACGGCCGCTCCAGTTCGCCCTGGCCGGGATCAACGCCCACATCGGGCACGATCTGGCGCTGTCGGTGGTCGACGCCTGTCGGGCGCTGGACTGCGCTCCGGAGGCGCTGGAGAGGGAGTTCGACCAGGTCGGTGAGGTGCTGGTGCTGCTGGAGGAGCGGATCAGGGAGGAGCTGATGCCCGGCCCCGACCTGTTGGAGGTCGCCGATCCGCTCACCCATCTGGTCGGCACCTGGAGCCTGGAGCGGGCCCGGGACGCCGCCTGGTCCGCGGCCGGACTGATGTGGGCCGTACGGGAAATGCCCGGACTGGCCGGGGAGTTCACCGAACGCCTCGACACGGGTGTCGGGCTGGTGGGCCGCTGTCTGCTGACGCCGTGGCCGTAG